Proteins encoded within one genomic window of Methanosarcina barkeri str. Wiesmoor:
- a CDS encoding right-handed parallel beta-helix repeat-containing protein, which yields MVGCLILVNVPTALCLSPAPTVYVAGDGSGDFNCDGKDDHVQINQALKFVADNSEYTTVHLKGPFTYVIDDTLLIGSNTILEGDSTAVIKLDNNAGWVVMKPMIQQMSSSGNNNIVIRGFEVNGNHDGNSEEDGDGYYNIMYLLHCNNVEVYNMYMHDGHGDGLRIKYSENVKFYDNTIYKLGHDGLFAIQCQNVEAWNNKITCRTNSGLRVWNSNHIKLHDNLIDSFYHWSAGGPGIQVEKSAGTMDDIEIYNNTIHNTYGPGIWLFNYDTSATKDQGKNIHIYHNILYSTGTNPSITWVGGILGSGFHDTLIENNVFDSSYHVAIVSMCPERYSPDYSSEYTTIAHNNIIVNTQKRTKYPSGTGYGIMNYLPATHSFDISYNCLYNNSAGYYKNCTSKADLHIRPLFVDQENHDYHLQSRGGTWNGKTWVKYKVSSPCIDSGYSSSDYSKEPEDNGNRINIGRYGNTIYASKSKH from the coding sequence TTGGTAGGTTGCCTTATTCTTGTAAACGTTCCTACTGCTTTATGCCTAAGTCCTGCACCAACTGTTTACGTTGCAGGGGATGGTAGTGGAGATTTTAACTGCGATGGAAAAGATGATCATGTACAGATAAATCAGGCCCTTAAGTTTGTGGCCGATAATTCTGAATATACAACTGTCCACCTTAAAGGTCCTTTTACGTATGTTATTGACGATACTCTTCTCATCGGCAGCAATACTATTCTTGAAGGGGATTCTACTGCTGTGATCAAGCTGGATAACAATGCAGGTTGGGTTGTAATGAAACCTATGATCCAGCAGATGAGCAGTTCCGGAAATAACAACATTGTAATAAGAGGGTTCGAGGTTAATGGAAATCACGATGGAAATTCCGAAGAGGATGGTGACGGATACTACAATATAATGTACTTACTCCATTGCAATAACGTAGAAGTATACAATATGTATATGCATGATGGTCATGGAGACGGGCTGAGGATAAAATATAGTGAGAACGTCAAGTTTTACGACAATACCATCTACAAGCTTGGGCATGACGGTTTGTTTGCAATTCAGTGCCAGAACGTAGAGGCTTGGAACAATAAAATAACCTGTAGGACTAACAGCGGCCTTAGAGTCTGGAATTCAAACCACATCAAACTCCATGATAATTTAATCGATTCTTTCTACCATTGGAGCGCAGGTGGCCCGGGCATTCAGGTAGAAAAGTCTGCAGGTACTATGGATGATATTGAAATCTACAATAATACTATCCATAACACCTATGGGCCTGGAATCTGGCTGTTCAACTATGATACCTCTGCTACCAAAGACCAGGGGAAAAATATCCATATTTATCATAATATCTTATACAGTACAGGTACCAATCCTAGCATTACATGGGTTGGGGGTATTCTGGGGAGTGGATTCCACGATACACTTATAGAAAATAATGTCTTTGACAGTTCATATCATGTTGCTATTGTCAGTATGTGTCCTGAGCGTTATTCTCCAGATTACTCATCAGAATACACAACAATTGCCCATAACAACATAATCGTAAATACCCAGAAACGTACAAAGTATCCGAGTGGGACAGGGTATGGAATTATGAATTATCTGCCTGCAACACATTCATTTGATATTTCTTATAATTGTCTTTATAATAATTCAGCAGGTTACTATAAAAACTGCACCTCGAAAGCGGATCTCCATATAAGGCCATTATTTGTAGACCAGGAAAACCATGATTATCACCTTCAATCAAGAGGTGGAACTTGGAACGGGAAAACCTGGGTTAAATACAAAGTGAGTTCTCCATGTATTGATTCCGGATATTCGTCCTCTGACTATTCCAAAGAACCTGAAGATAACGGAAACAGAATCAACATAGGAAGGTATGGGAACACGATCTATGCATCAAAATCAAAGCACTGA